A part of Aegilops tauschii subsp. strangulata cultivar AL8/78 chromosome 2, Aet v6.0, whole genome shotgun sequence genomic DNA contains:
- the LOC109738613 gene encoding uncharacterized protein — MFWFDRWAGDLPLAARFPNLFSIAVDSRISVATALIDLGQLAFRRAFGPAENADWHELLECIALHEPDLELGDGRSRWHLEPSGQFSTKSLYQAIAPSLGHEALTTIWEIRLPLKIRIFLWQWIRGRLPSGVEVLKRNNPGDGQCPLCGPEENSNHIFFTCVSAQFL, encoded by the coding sequence ATGTTCTGGTTCGATAGATGGGCTGGGGACTTGCCCCTCGCGGCCCGTTTTCCCAACCTGTTCTCCATCGCGGTTGACTCGCGGATCTCTGTCGCGACGGCCCTTATTGACCTAGGGCAACTCGCGTTCCGGAGAGCGTTTGGCCCGGCCGAGAACGCTGATTGGCATGAGCTGCTGGAATGCATCGCGCTACACGAGCCTGATCTTGAGTTAGGAGATGGCCGTTCCAGGTGGCATCTAGAGCCATCTGGGCAATTCTCCACTAAATCTCTATACCAGGCCATCGCACCTTCATTGGGTCATGAGGCGCTCACCACCATCTGGGAGATCCGGCTCCCCTTAAAGATTAGGATATTCTTGTGGCAATGGATTCGCGGCCGCCTCCCATCCGGCGTGGAGGTCCTGAAACGCAACAACCCAGGTGATGGGCAGTGCCCGCTCTGCGGGCCTGAAGAGAATTCGAACCATATCTTCTTCACCTGCGTGTCCGCGCAGTTTCTATGA